From one Eucalyptus grandis isolate ANBG69807.140 chromosome 9, ASM1654582v1, whole genome shotgun sequence genomic stretch:
- the LOC104419484 gene encoding protein trichome birefringence-like 19 — protein sequence MKVPLSEHHGDRNAPQHSAGVNLRRAAMIFPAVILLAVISLWLLVVSSLVQPQDYPPAWLMEDKNGGPENPVLGAAVAAAAVPVAREKKCDVFVGKWVYRPDAPTYYNNETCYAISDQQNCMKFGRPDTEFLKWRWEPEGCELPPFDAAEFAEMARGKSIAFVGDSLGRNHMQSLSCLLSSSSRAGSKLQLGREGKVAHNY from the exons ATGAAGGTCCCGCTCTCGGAGCATCACGGCGATAGGAACGCGCCGCAGCACAGCGCAGGTGTCAACTTAAGGAGGGCGGCGATGATCTTTCCAGCCGTGATTCTTCTTGCCGTGATCTCTCTGTGGCTCCTCGTCGTGAGCTCGCTAGTCCAGCCTCAAGATTATCCTCCGGCATGGTTGATGGAGGACAAGAATGGCGGCCCCGAGAACCCGGTATTGGGGGCGGCAGTGGCAGCAGCGGCAGTGCCAGTGGCGAGGGAGAAGAAATGCGACGTGTTCGTGGGGAAATGGGTGTACCGCCCGGATGCGCCGACATACTACAACAACGAGACTTGCTATGCGATAAGCGACCAGCAGAACTGCATGAAGTTCGGGAGGCCCGACACGGAGTTCCTGAAGTGGCGGTGGGAGCCGGAGGGGTGCGAGCTCCCACCGTTCGATGCTGCCGAGTTCGCGGAGATGGCGCGAGGGAAGTCAATCGCCTTCGTCGGCGACTCTCTGGGGAGGAACCACATGCAGTCCTTGTCGTGCCTCTTGTCCAGC TCTTCAAGAGCAGGAAGCAAGCTTCAACTTGGACGCGAAGGAAAAGTAGCCCACAATTATTGA
- the LOC120288516 gene encoding LOW QUALITY PROTEIN: probable endo-1,3(4)-beta-glucanase ARB_01444 (The sequence of the model RefSeq protein was modified relative to this genomic sequence to represent the inferred CDS: inserted 1 base in 1 codon): MAATAAFASGAFAAMTLLMIPVAAASAAAAAVNAMVAEEKVVEAEAVVTAARAARAEVKAVAAEAAEAAAKAASEVASERVAAAAAAKAASAKAAEAALAEASSAKVAEAAKAKAAEAAAAKKAAEAAAFPVVFRRVESPFLPDPSTFFSPSLLSAPFPTNSFFQNFALNNGDQAEYIHPYLIKPSLSSVSVSFPSRIATSTSLYQVFNAHLTISAISSDNTAHNSSPEALRYVISSYSDLGVTLDFAASNLKFVLVRGSPYLTCLVNRGTDFAIFTIHAILSLSSNKSHTKHTLKLKNNQTWLVYTSSPISFGHNLNAITSERFSGVIRIAYLPDSGSFNEEVLDKFSSSYALSGDAVLTRPFCLEYKWEKRGWGDLLMLAHPLHVRLLSREDCHVNVLEDFKYRSIDGDLVGVVGDSWVLRSNPVSVTWHSIRGIKDESHNEIIQALRRDVASLNPATITAKSSYFYGKFIARAAXLALIAEEVCYLEVIPTIRKYLKSTIEPWLDGTFSGNGFLYDAKWGGIITKLGSTNPGEDLGFGLYNAHHYHLGYFLYAIAVLAKIDPAWGRKYRPQAYSLMVDFMNLGRRSNSKYPRLRCFDLYKLHSWAGGLTEFSNGRNQESTSEAVNAYYSAALMGLAYGDTHLVAVGSTLTAMEIQAAQTWWHVREGDNLYEEDFTRENRVVGVLWANKRDSGLWFVGAERRDCRLGIQVLPLSPITEVLFSNVQFAKQLVDWTYSALNREGIEGWRGFVCALEGIFDQGSALEKVRSLSGFDDGNSMSNLLWWIHSRGDDEETGCKDGGKYCWFGHYCH, from the exons ATGGCGGCAACGGCGGCGTTTGCGTCAGGGGCATTCGCGGCGATGACATTGCTGATGATTCCGgtggcggcggcgtcggcggcggcagcggcggtgaACGCGATGGTGGCGGAGGAGAAGGTAGTGGAAGCGGAGGCGGTGGTGACGGCAGCGAGGGCAGCGAGGGCGGAGGTGAAGGCGGTGGCGGCAGAGGCGGCGGAGGCAGCGGCGAAGGCGGCGTCGGAGGTGGCGTCGGAGAGGGTAGCAGCGGCGGCAGCAGCGAAGGCGGCATCGGCCAAGGCGGCAGAGGCAGCGTTGGCGGAGGCGTCGTCGGCAAAGGTGGCGGAGGCGGCGAAGGCAAAGGCGGCAGAGGCAGCGGCGGCAAAGAAGGCGGCAGAGGCAGCGGCGTTCCCCGTTGTCTTCCGGCGCGTTGAGTCCCCGTTCCTCCCTGATCCTTCAACCTTCTTCTCACCGAGCCTCCTCTCTGCCCCTTTCCCGACCAACTCCTTCTTCCAAAACTTCGCTCTCAACAATGGCGACCAGGCCGAGTACATCCACCCCTACCTCATCAAGCCCTCCCTGTCCTCTGTCTCCGTCTCGTTCCCTTCTCGCATCGCCACTTCCACCTCTTTGTACCAAGTCTTCAATGCTCACCTCACCATCTCTGCCATCTCAAGCGACAACACTGCGCACAACTCATCTCCGGAGGCTCTGCGGTACGTTATCTCCTCGTACAGCGACCTTGGCGTCACGCTAGACTTCGCGGCTTCAAACTTGAAGTTCGTCCTCGTTAGGGGGAGCCCTTACTTGACCTGCTTGGTCAACCGCGGGACCGATTTTGCAATCTTCACGATTCACGCAATCCTCTCGCTATCTTCGAACAAAAGTCACACCAAGCATACTTTGAAGCTCAAGAACAATCAAACTTGGCTTGTTTACACTTCCTCGCCGATCAGTTTCGGTCACAATCTCAATGCAATTACTTCCGAAAGGTTTTCAGGGGTTATTAGGATTGCTTATTTGCCCGACAGTGGATCATTTAACGAGGAGGTTTTGGATAAGTTTAGTTCTTCGTATGCTCTATCTGGTGATGCAGTGTTGACTAGGCCATTTTGTTTGGAGTACAAATGGGAGAAGAGAGGATGGGGGGATCTGCTCATGCTCGCGCACCCGCTACACGTTCGACTTTTGTCTCGGGAGGATTGCCATGTCAATGTGTTGGAGGATTTTAAGTATAGGAGTATCGATGGTGATCTTGTTGGTGTGGTTGGAGATTCCTGGGTGTTGAGATCTAATCCTGTCTCTGTTACTTGGCATTCAATCAGAGGCATCAAGGATGAATCACACAATGAAATCATTCAAGCCCTTCGTAGGGATGTGGCGTCCCTTAATCCAGCTACAATAACGGCAAAATCATCTTATTTTTATGGGAAATTTATTGCCAGAGCGG AGTTGGCTTTGATTGCTGAGGAGGTGTGTTATCTTGAAGTTATCCCGACCATCAGGAAATATTTGAAGAGCACCATAGAGCCATGGTTGGATGGGACTTTTAGTGGTAATGGATTCTTGTATGATGCGAAATGGGGTGGGATTATCACCAAGCTTGGATCGACCAATCCTGGTGAAGATCTTGGTTTCGGGTTGTACAATGCTCATCACTATCATTTAGGGTACTTCCTTTACGCAATTGCTGTTCTTGCCAAGATTGATCCGGCATGGGGAAGGAAGTACAGGCCTCAAGCTTATTCACTGATGGTGGATTTCATGAACTTGGGGAGAAGATCCAATTCCAAGTATCCACGTCTGAGGTGCTTCGACCTGTACAAATTGCACTCTTGGGCCGGTGGATTGACTGAATTTTCAAATGGGCGGAATCAGGAGAGCACAAGCGAGGCTGTGAATGCTTACTATTCAGCTGCTTTAATGGGATTAGCCTATGGAGACACCCATCTTGTTGCTGTCGGGTCCACACTCACTGCAATGGAAATACAAGCAGCTCAAACATGGTGGCATGTTAGAGAAGGCGATAATTTATATGAGGAAGACTTCACTAGGGAGAACAGGGTGGTGGGTGTTCTGTGGGCTAACAAAAGGGACAGTGGTCTTTGGTTTGTCGGTGCGGAGCGGAGAGATTGTAGGCTTGGAATTCAGGTTTTGCCTTTGTCGCCTATCACTGAGGTTTTATTCTCAAATGTCCAGTTTGCGAAACAATTGGTGGATTGGACATACTCGGCACTGAACAGGGAGGGAATTGAAGGATGGAGAGGATTTGTGTGTGCCTTGGAAGGGATTTTTGACCAAGGTAGTGCGTTGGAAAAAGTGAGGAGCTTGAGCGGTTTTGATGATGGGAACTCTATGTCAAATCTTCTGTGGTGGATTCATAGTAGAGGTGATGATGAAGAGACGGGGTGCAAGGATGGAGGAAAGTATTGTTGGTTTGGTCACTATTGTCACTGA